In one Penaeus chinensis breed Huanghai No. 1 chromosome 33, ASM1920278v2, whole genome shotgun sequence genomic region, the following are encoded:
- the LOC125042952 gene encoding protein DENND6B-like isoform X2, with amino-acid sequence MIYPGDRELTERERTNICYLAFPDSNSGLMGNVQFHFRIRQCPQSNPLHTRPAIHQYNATCPTSIQTDDGYLYGYVYFRQVKDRTLRRGYFQKSVVLLSHLPLVSLFTSVLDLMAPEYFDTGEASLEAACHHLDQWPLPTPGVTLSLPLLGTLIQVRIPSRQDKPGASTLTPPSPPHTSPGPLTIMVPSPHETEAFRVLAPVLPHLNLLWELVITAEPLVVMATSPTTAANMVQTLVSLIAPLKYSGDYRPFFTIHDSEFKEYTTRTSAPPNVILGVTNPFFAKTLQHWPHIIRIGDNTGSPSTQKHKLKKASALKTVEQKPGVYTKYRPHLQADKGLVKRLLKGVQTGRPVEVQSALLRRHLLELTQSFMIPLERYVASLMPLQKNISPYKAIPSLRPFNPDDFLATLELYGPQLTTGIRGDWEGLYRRFFRSINFSVWFNARYEEVSDKLSKLHLQALSDADLSGWACSRSEVEVVDMVLRLRSKLTTADTLHVSQHTRDKLNANLQTLFKSLPEDLQSVLCAT; translated from the exons aTGATTTATCCTGGCGACCGCGAGCTTACAGAGCGCGAACGGACCAACATCTGCTACCTGGCTTTCCCCGACAGTAACTCCGGCCTGATGGGGAATGTCCAGTTCCACTTTCGCATCCGCCAGTGCCCGCAGTCGAATCCCTTGCACACCCGCCCGGCCATTCATCAGTACAATGCCACGTGTCCGACGAGCATACAG ACTGATGATGGCTACCTCTATGGCTATGTGTACTTCCGGCAAGTCAAGGACCGCACACTCAGGAGAGGATATTTTCAGAAG AGTGTGGTATTACTTTCCCACCTGCCACTGGTGTCGCTCTTCACAAGTGTGCTAGACTTGATGGCACCAGAATATTTTGATACTGGAGAAGCCAGCCTAGAAGCTGCTTGCCACCACCTCGACCAATGGCCTCTGCCAACACCAGGTGTCACCCTTAGTCTTCCTCTGCTTGGAACTCTGATACAG GTTCGAATTCCAAGTCGGCAGGACAAACCGGGTGCTTCCACGCTaacaccaccatcccctccccacacatCTCCTGGACCTTTGACAATCATGGTGCCATCTCCGCATGAGACAGAG GCTTTCAGAGTTTTAGCTCCGGTGCTGCCTCACCTGAACCTTTTATGGGAATTGGTGATCACTGCTGAACCTCTGGTGGTGATGGCGACATCACCGACCACTGCTGCCAATATGGTGCAAACCCTAGTCAG cctTATTGCTCCACTCAAGTATAGCGGAGACTACCGACCATTCTTTACCATCCATGACTCAGAGTTCAAGGAGTACACAACTCGTACTTCTGCTCCTCCTAATGTGATCCTTGGAGTGACCAATCCCTTCTTTGCCAAGACACTCCAGCACTGGCCACACATCATCAGGATTGGGGATAACACTG GATCCCCAAGTACACAGAAGCATAAATTAAAGAAAGCTTCAGCTCTCAAAACAGTTGAACAGAAACCTGGTGTGTACACGAAGTACCGACCTCACTTACAGGCTGACAAG GGTTTAGTAAAGCGATTACTGAAGGGTGTGCAGACAGGACGACCAGTAGAGGTACAGAGCGCACTCCTCAGACGACATCTTTTAGAGTTAACACAGTCCTTCATGATTCCATTGGAAAGATATGTAGCTTCCCTGATGCCACTTCAGAAAAACATTTCACCATACAAG GCAATACCCAGTTTGCGACCCTTTAACCCAGATGACTTCCTGGCCACACTTGAGCTGTATGGGCCACAATTGACAACTGGAATCCGTGGAGACTGGGAAGGTCTCTACCGACGATTCTTCCGCTCCATCAATTTCTCGGTGTGGTTCAATGCTCGCTACGAGGAAGTGTCAGACAAACTCTCGAAACTCCATCTCCAAGCTCTCAGTGATGCT GATTTAAGTGGATGGGCATGCAGTCGTAGTGAAGTGGAAGTGGTTGACATGGTCTTGCGCTTAAGGTCCAAACTGACAACAGCAGACACACTCCATGTAAGCCAACATACAAGGGATAAACTCAATGCCAACTTACAGACCCTCTTCAAATCACTACCTGAGGACTTGCAGTCAGTTCTCTGTGCCACCTGA
- the LOC125042952 gene encoding protein DENND6B-like isoform X1: protein MSPNEEKDAPLLPWDNFSNWVHAICVVTFDLELGQAMEMIYPGDRELTERERTNICYLAFPDSNSGLMGNVQFHFRIRQCPQSNPLHTRPAIHQYNATCPTSIQTDDGYLYGYVYFRQVKDRTLRRGYFQKSVVLLSHLPLVSLFTSVLDLMAPEYFDTGEASLEAACHHLDQWPLPTPGVTLSLPLLGTLIQVRIPSRQDKPGASTLTPPSPPHTSPGPLTIMVPSPHETEAFRVLAPVLPHLNLLWELVITAEPLVVMATSPTTAANMVQTLVSLIAPLKYSGDYRPFFTIHDSEFKEYTTRTSAPPNVILGVTNPFFAKTLQHWPHIIRIGDNTGSPSTQKHKLKKASALKTVEQKPGVYTKYRPHLQADKGLVKRLLKGVQTGRPVEVQSALLRRHLLELTQSFMIPLERYVASLMPLQKNISPYKAIPSLRPFNPDDFLATLELYGPQLTTGIRGDWEGLYRRFFRSINFSVWFNARYEEVSDKLSKLHLQALSDADLSGWACSRSEVEVVDMVLRLRSKLTTADTLHVSQHTRDKLNANLQTLFKSLPEDLQSVLCAT, encoded by the exons aTGATTTATCCTGGCGACCGCGAGCTTACAGAGCGCGAACGGACCAACATCTGCTACCTGGCTTTCCCCGACAGTAACTCCGGCCTGATGGGGAATGTCCAGTTCCACTTTCGCATCCGCCAGTGCCCGCAGTCGAATCCCTTGCACACCCGCCCGGCCATTCATCAGTACAATGCCACGTGTCCGACGAGCATACAG ACTGATGATGGCTACCTCTATGGCTATGTGTACTTCCGGCAAGTCAAGGACCGCACACTCAGGAGAGGATATTTTCAGAAG AGTGTGGTATTACTTTCCCACCTGCCACTGGTGTCGCTCTTCACAAGTGTGCTAGACTTGATGGCACCAGAATATTTTGATACTGGAGAAGCCAGCCTAGAAGCTGCTTGCCACCACCTCGACCAATGGCCTCTGCCAACACCAGGTGTCACCCTTAGTCTTCCTCTGCTTGGAACTCTGATACAG GTTCGAATTCCAAGTCGGCAGGACAAACCGGGTGCTTCCACGCTaacaccaccatcccctccccacacatCTCCTGGACCTTTGACAATCATGGTGCCATCTCCGCATGAGACAGAG GCTTTCAGAGTTTTAGCTCCGGTGCTGCCTCACCTGAACCTTTTATGGGAATTGGTGATCACTGCTGAACCTCTGGTGGTGATGGCGACATCACCGACCACTGCTGCCAATATGGTGCAAACCCTAGTCAG cctTATTGCTCCACTCAAGTATAGCGGAGACTACCGACCATTCTTTACCATCCATGACTCAGAGTTCAAGGAGTACACAACTCGTACTTCTGCTCCTCCTAATGTGATCCTTGGAGTGACCAATCCCTTCTTTGCCAAGACACTCCAGCACTGGCCACACATCATCAGGATTGGGGATAACACTG GATCCCCAAGTACACAGAAGCATAAATTAAAGAAAGCTTCAGCTCTCAAAACAGTTGAACAGAAACCTGGTGTGTACACGAAGTACCGACCTCACTTACAGGCTGACAAG GGTTTAGTAAAGCGATTACTGAAGGGTGTGCAGACAGGACGACCAGTAGAGGTACAGAGCGCACTCCTCAGACGACATCTTTTAGAGTTAACACAGTCCTTCATGATTCCATTGGAAAGATATGTAGCTTCCCTGATGCCACTTCAGAAAAACATTTCACCATACAAG GCAATACCCAGTTTGCGACCCTTTAACCCAGATGACTTCCTGGCCACACTTGAGCTGTATGGGCCACAATTGACAACTGGAATCCGTGGAGACTGGGAAGGTCTCTACCGACGATTCTTCCGCTCCATCAATTTCTCGGTGTGGTTCAATGCTCGCTACGAGGAAGTGTCAGACAAACTCTCGAAACTCCATCTCCAAGCTCTCAGTGATGCT GATTTAAGTGGATGGGCATGCAGTCGTAGTGAAGTGGAAGTGGTTGACATGGTCTTGCGCTTAAGGTCCAAACTGACAACAGCAGACACACTCCATGTAAGCCAACATACAAGGGATAAACTCAATGCCAACTTACAGACCCTCTTCAAATCACTACCTGAGGACTTGCAGTCAGTTCTCTGTGCCACCTGA